Proteins encoded by one window of Candidatus Thorarchaeota archaeon:
- a CDS encoding PH domain-containing protein, which produces MTDDEFPNLETNEEIIREDSAKHVMHSGNVKQGGRLVLTNQRLLFGRESSFLFFFFKSTDTTVDVPLDQIRKVGTKGVIRKQLQVSHEDNGNYEEDFFQVGDVDVWVAKLKELSDAE; this is translated from the coding sequence ATGACAGATGATGAATTTCCAAATCTAGAGACCAATGAAGAAATAATCAGAGAAGACTCCGCAAAGCATGTAATGCACAGCGGAAATGTTAAACAGGGGGGCAGACTGGTACTAACGAACCAGAGATTGTTGTTCGGACGAGAAAGCTCATTCTTGTTCTTCTTCTTCAAGAGCACAGATACTACCGTCGATGTACCTCTTGACCAAATCAGGAAAGTTGGTACTAAGGGTGTGATTAGAAAACAGCTGCAAGTTAGTCACGAAGATAATGGCAATTATGAGGAGGACTTTTTCCAAGTTGGCGACGTCGATGTGTGGGTAGCAAAGCTGAAAGAGCTATCAGACGCCGAGTAA